GTGCGCCTTCACCGTTTGCCCGCGCCCGTCGCGGTCTTCTACATCGAGGCGGCTACCCGCGCCCACCATCACCGTTCGCCCGCACGGGTATCGGCATCGGCATCGGCAGGCTCCACGGCCCGCCGCGCTCGGCGAGGCGGCGGAAGAACGCGAGCACCCCCGCGTTGCCGAACGCCCACGACGCGCAGCCGTCTTCAGGTCTGTCCACCATCAAAACCGGGTGGGTGGGCGTGCCCGCACCGCGCAGCAACAAGAAGGCCGCTGCCTCGTCGGCGCCGTCCCAGTAGCGGCCGGCCCGTCCGCCTTCTCCACCTTGGACGCCCTGCTCGGCGAGGGCCACATCTATCAGGGTATTGCCGACGCCGGCCAGCCCGCAGCACTGCGCGATCACGCTGACGTGCGGTAGGAAAGCGACGCAGGCGTCAGCTATTCGCCCGGCGAGCAAGCCGAACTCTGGATCGTCGAACACGTCGGCCGCATGCAGCAAGGTCTGGTTGATCCCCGCCATGCCCTGACACCAAGACACGGCTATGGGCGCGGCGTAGGGCGTGGGCAGCCGATCGAGCAGCGATTCCGCGCGCGCACGCAGCAGGTTCGCCCACTCGCGGGATTGGCCGAGGATCTCGTCGTCATGGGTCCGCTCAGCGTAGTAGAGCAGGAATTCGACGGTGCCGGCCAGACCGTGCGCGCGGCCGGTCGAGGTCTCGACCGCAGCTTGCGCCGGAAGCAGATCGTCGTGCTCGTTCCGCCCGGCCGCGCTGCCGTCGCAGATCGCCTGCGCACACCACCGGGCGACCTCGAGGTGATCCGCGCCGCCGCTTCCGAGATCGCTCAGGACGAGGTGGCCGATCCCCACACCTGCCGCGCCGATCATCAGGTCCGCCCCGACCGGCTTCCACTCCTCTCCCGGCAGCACCGGCCCGGCATACGCGTCGCCGACGTCGATGCCGGCCGCAGCAGCGTGGGCGAGGAAGACGTCCACGCCGGTGCGGCCCGACAAGTAGCCGTGCGGCAGGCGCATCTCGTCGGCGACCCGCACCGCGAACCGGGCCAATTCGCCGACGTGCTCGCGCACACCAGGCCGGTCGAGGTGATGCAGAAGTTCGAGCCCTGCTCCGGCCGCGCCGCTGTAGATCGAGGCGTCGTGGGTGATCGAGCGGCTCGACGGACCGGTGATGCTCCGATGCGACTGTTCGAGCAGGTCGGTGAGCAGGCTCTCCCGAATGTGCGCGGGCAGCAGCGGATCGAGCGCGGCGCCGGTCGTGGTCTGCGGCGCGGTCTGGTCGCCCACCACACCAGCAGCAAGCCGACGCGCGGCAGCGTGGGCGCGCTCGTCCAAGCTCAGCAGGTCTTCGATGGCGCCCATCACCCCGGCCGGTGCCTCGCCGTAGCGGCGGCGAAGGTATTGCAGGGCGCGGTGGGCCGGAAGCTCGAGATCCTCGCCGAGCGTGCTCGGCGACAGGCTGCTCTCGGCGTAGAGCAGGGTCATGCCGAGGCCGAAGAAGTCGTCGGACTCGCTCGGCTCCTCACCGCGGCGCTGCCGGGCCGGCGCGTAGCCGGGTGTGCCGCCGGGCAGGTGCAGGTCCTGGTACGAGGCGAGCCCGAAGTCGATGAGGGTGATGCTCTCACCCGCCACGACGATGTTGCGCGGCGTCAGATCACGCATGATCACGCCGCGTTCGTGCACTGCGAGCAGGATCCGGGCCAGCCGCTGCGCGAGCAGCTCGAGCGGCCGCGCTCCCCGCGCCGCAGCCGCCGAGCGGACTGGGGCGTACCGGCCGTTCAAGGTCACGTCCTGAGCCAGGTTGTACCGACCGGCGTCCACGGTGACCAGGAACTCGTCCGGCCCGTGCCGGAAGTGGTCGACGAAGCCGGCCACCCCGTCGAGCCCGGCGAGGACCTGCAGCACCCGCCGCTCGTTGCGCACCCGCAACCGCACGTCGCCGGCCGCCTCGGTCTCGTCGACCAGGGCGCGGGCCTGCTTGACGATCACACTGGCACCATCGCGCTCGTCGACGGCCCGGTAGATGTTGCCGCGCCCCGACTCCAAAACGCCCTCGATCAGCCGGAAGCGTCCGCCCAGGACCTCTGCTTCGGATTCCGGTGCCATGCCGTCGGATTCCACCGCGAACGCCGCGAAGCCGGGCGTGGCTGCGACCGGATCAGGACCCTGTCGGAAGGGGTCGACGGTCCAGGACGGCTGCCGGTAACGCATCGTGGCGAGCCCTCCGAACTCCTCGTCCCGCGCGTCCGGGCCGTGGATCACGGTGACGAGCCGGGCCCGCTCGTCAGCGCCCCACTGTCGGGTGAAGGGACCATAGCGGTAGTAGACCGGCGCATCCGCGGCCACGGCGCGGTCGCTCAACACTCGCGGTCCGGCCCAGCCGCCCAACAGGTCGGCCAGGCGCAAGCCGAGTTCGCGCACCCGGTCCTGCGGCGGATAGACCGTCACCGCCTTGCCCACCGTGGCGGGCGAACTGTGGCCGTTGTTCAGCCGGGTCAGCACCTCGGCCGACCGCGCGAGCTTGAACGAGCAGCGCTCCTCGAGCAACACCGGTATCAGCCGGTCGACCAGGTCGGCGAAGGTGGCGGCGCGGGTGGAGACGTGCAGCTTCCAACCGTGCGGCGGCAGGCCGAGATCCGGGTGGTGCAGATACAGCCAGGTCTCATTGCCACGCAGGTTGTGCGGCGACCCGGGGCACTGCTGAAGCAGGTGTCTGACCCGGCCTTCGAAATCCACTTCCGCCATGTCGAACGCCTTTCCGCGAGCGCCACCGGGCGTGGCGCGAAACCTGGCCCCCGCACGGCCTGACGGCCACGCCGCTCACCGCGCCGACCTTACGAATCAGACCCCTTCGTCACTGGGTGACGGAGTGGGTGATCAGATCGATGTTGGTGTGCTCCTCGCAACACCCGACGCACCGGCTGCGGTCGTGCAATCCGGTGGTGACCTCGTCAAAGGCGATCGCGGGCTCCACGACCTGCGTGCCGGCGTCACGGGGCTCCAGCTCGAACAGTTCCCTCACGGGTTTACCTGCCTTCCTCATCCGGTGGTGCGGATTCTTCGACGGCGCGCCCGTTTTCGCGGCCGATGGGTGCGGCCCCGAGGACACGACCTTTCCCGATCGTGTCTAGCAGAGCCCCTTTGACTGTCAACCGCGCATTCGTCCCGGCAATCTTTCGACTCACTCAGACGCCACCGGCATTCCCACCCCCGCGGGCCTCGCGCCATTGCGGGCTGTCCAGGAAGTGGTTGTCGAACCGGTCCTGCGTCTCGAGAATCTCCTGCGGGCTCGCCCCAATGCCGCTCACGGTAGATTGATCATGCGGTGAGTTCGAGGTTTCCCGTGCTGATCCGTCCCGGATGCAGCACTTGGCGTGCCGGCGGGAGGTTGGCGATGCGTAGGGTCGGCGGCCCGGCGTGGCGTACCCCGACATCAGTGGCCTTCTTCACGGCGTACTGGTTGTGACGTGCCCGTTTGACCACGCGCGGGTAGGAACGGTGGCGCCGCTCGCGATGCAGCTCGCGCGGTGCGGTGATCTCCGTGTTGAACCGCTCGAGCAGGGCCGCCAGGCCCTCAGGGGGAAAAGGCCGCCGGATCATCGATCCGGCGGCGGATGATGCGGACCGCGTTGGTGAACTTCACCCGGTCCGGGTCGATGTCCGCCTCGGTCGCGGCCCGACAGATCAGGGAGTTGATCGCATAGTGGGTGAGCAGGTAGCCGTAGAGCTCCTGGATCACCATGTCAGGGCTCTGGGACCGCATGACCTTCCCCGGTCCCCGTAGAACCGTCTTGGCCTGCGCGTTCGCCTGCTCGTGCTCCCACCGCTCGTGATATCCCGCCGCCAGCAGCGCGGCCGGGGCACTGCGCGCATCCAGCAGCGTCGTCAGCAGGCAAAACAGCTCCCGCTCCCCAGCGGTGCCCCGGTCCGCCACCTCGTACTCCACCACCCGAACCAGCCGCGCGCGATCCTCGAACTCCTCCAGATCCGCCCCCGCCCGAGCCGCCGCCAGGACCTGCTCACGGACCTTCGCCGAGGTACGCGACGCGAACACCACCGAGGTGTACGAGCCGTCCCCGAGCTTGGCGACCAGCGGCAGCGCAATCGTGTCACCCAGGCGCCACAGCAGCTCAGCACCCGTCTGCGACGCCTGACACCAGTCGGCGAACGAGTAGAAGTTGCGATCGGCCAACAACAGCATGTCCTGGTCGAGGAACCGGTAGAGCCGACGCGCCGCGGACTGCTCCCCGCTGCCCTTGCCGCCGCACGGCCCCGCGTCCGCGCCGATCGGAGCCCGCGAGCCGCACTCGACCAACGTCACCACCCGCATCTTCGGGAACGCCGACCGGTTGCCGCCCGAACCGGCGTACCCGAAGTACCCCGCGTTCGCCGCACTGTCCGGCACATCCCACTCGAACCCGTCGATCGAGACCATCCGCCTGCCCGCCAGCCACGCCCCCCGCGTCAGCATCCCCGCCACCGGCTGCGCAACCTGCTCGAACACCTCCCGGACCACGTCAGAACCCAGACGCTTGCGCGCCTGGGTGATCCCGCCCGACCCGGGACACTCCCACCCGGCGTCCCAACGCCCCCAATCCTTCAGGACCTCGGTCAACCGGGTCAGGACCTCCTGATAGTCCTCGTCCGCGAACAACGCCATCGCCATCGCGAAATACACCATGACATGCGCCGGAAGCTTCGCATCCGCCCGCTTCGCACCCCTGCCGAACTCCGCCACCGCGTCATCGATCACCACACGCGGCACCGCCGCCGCCAACAACCCGACCGACACATGATCCGTCAAACGGCCCGACAGGCCCTCCACAGCACTATGCGACACCCCCCGACCGTAACGCCCCACCAATCACCGCACGAACACACAGGTCACAAGCATGATCCCACTACGCTGAGCGGCATTGGGGCTCGCCCGGCCGCGCGTCACCCGGTCGATCAACCGGAAGTAGGCACTGCGGTCCTGCATCCCGGGCGCGAAGACGATCAGGAGGTCGGCGGCCGAGCCCGCGGGCGTGGCGAAGGCGTGTGGCATGGACTTGGGCACCACCAGGAAGTCCCCTTTCTCCAGCGTCAGCACCCTGTCCCCGGCCAAGGCCTGCGCCACACCCTCGATGACGAAGAAAATCTCCGCGGAGCCGTTATGGAAGTGCGGCGGCGGACCCTCCACGCCCGCCGCGAGCCGAGTGCGGTTGGCGCTGATCGCGCCGTCCGTGGTCGAGCCGTCGGCGAGCAGGCGGACGGTGTTGGCCCCGGCACCCAGCTGCTCGGCCTCGTCCGCCCTGGTCAGCAGGGCATTACCACTCCACGCGCGCTCGTTCGGGAACACGGTCACGATGGCGCCTCCTCGCAGTCTCCGATTTACTTCTCTAGAAGATAGTACACCGGAATACTATCACCCGGTAGCTAGAATCGCGGACATGAGCGAGCAAGAGCCCGGGGACGCCGTCGACGAGATCCTGGCCCAGTGGCGCCGGGAGCGTCCTGACCTGGACCTCAGCGCCCTGGGTGTGTTCGGCAGGATCGCCCAGCTGTCATCGGTGCTGGGCTCGGTGATGGACCGGGTCTACGCCCGGCACGGGCTGCGCGGCGGCGAGTTCGACGTGCTGACCGCATTGCGCCGGGCACTGCCCCCGCACGCGCTGACCCCCTCAGAACTGGCCGAGGCGCTCATGATGTCGCGGGCCGGCATGACGAAGCGGCTCGACCGGCTCGAGGCGGCCGGCCTGGTCGAGCGGACCCTCGATCCGGCCGACCGGCGCAGCTTCCGCATCACCCTGACCCGCTCGGGCCTCGAACTGATCGACGCGGCACTCACCGAGCACGCGGCGAACCTCGCCCAGCTCGAGACGGCGCTCGAACCGGGGGAACGCTCGGCCCTCGAACACTCGCTACGAACCCTGCTGCGCACCGTGAGCGAGCAGCCGCCCGCGCCTTGACGCGGCGCCGGGCTCGAATGGGCGCAGCGAGCCCGGCGAGCCGGTTCTCCGAGGTCAGCCCGGGTCCACCCCACGCATCTCCCCGGCGCCACCCGTTACCATCCTGCGACAACCGATCTTCGTTCCCTTCGTCTCTCCCCTCGAAGACCCACGGGGATCGAGGGAGCGAACCAGATGTCGAACAATCAGATCATCGGGCGGTGCGCGGTCGGCGTCGCCGCCTTGGGCGCGGCCGCCGCACTGGGCGGTTGCACTTCGGCCGACACGGTCTCCGCCGGGTCCGCGCCGCAGAGCACTGCCGCGGTCGTCACGGCGACGACCGCACCGGCCGCCGCCACGAGCGCCGCGGCGGACCCCGCCGTGAGCGGGGCCACCGCGACCGGTTCGAGCGCCGGCTCGGGCAGCTCCGGCAGCTCGAACGGCTGCGCCGGCACCCAGCTGACCGTCGCGGAGACGAACCCGGACGCGAGCCTGGGGCATCGCGCGTACGTGCTCGTGTTCACCAATAAGAGCTCGAAGGCGTGCACGGTGAGCGGATATCCGGGCGCGGCGGTGGCCGACACCTCAGGCAAGGTCGTCCTCAACGCGCAGCGCACGCTCGTCGGCTACGAGAGCAGCGGCACCAAGGTGACGACGGTGACGCTCGCCCCCGGCGCCTCGGCCTCCTCCGTACTCGAGTGGGATGTGGCCGGGCCGCTCGGCTCGTCCTGCCCGGGGGCCGCGGGCGGCCACCTGCTGATCACCCCGCCCAACACCACCACGACCACCTCGTTCGAGCTGCCGAACGACCTGTGCGGGGACTTCCAGACCCATCCGGTCATAGCCGGGAAGGCCGGCCGCGTGAACGGCTGACCCGGAGCCCCTGGACCTGAGCGGACCTGACCCGAGCCACGATCGCTCCACCGCAGCTGACCCGGGGCTCCGCCGCATCCCGCGAGCGCATGCGACGGCGTTTTGGGGGCAAAGTGGGCTCATGCACATGGTCCGAGCTCCTGGGGTCTACGCAGCTCAAGGCGACACCCTCCTGCTGCTCTCGGCGCTGCGACAGGAAGGGGTCGGCCCGGGCACCCGAGTCCTGGACATCGGCACCGGCAGTGGGGCGCTGGCGGTCACGGCGGCGCGCCTGGGCGCGTCCGTGACCGCCGTGGACGTCTCGCGGCGGGCGCTCGGCACGGCCTGGGTCAACGCGGCGCTGCGCGGCCGGTTCATCGACCTGCGCCGCGGCAGCCTGCTCGACCCGGTCCGCGGCCGGCGCTTCGATCTGGTGGTGTCCAACCCGCCCTACGTCCCCTGCCCGGCCGAACGTCTGCCCGAGCACGGCGCCGCCCGCGCCTGGGATGCCGGGCCGCAGGGGCGGGTGCTGCTCGATCAGCTGTGCCAGGACGTGCCCGGCGTGCTCAACCCCGGCGGCGTAGTGCTGCTGGTGCAGTCGGCCCTTAGCGGCGTGGCCGCCACCTGCGCGGCCTTGGAACGCGGTGGCCTGCAAGCCAGTGTGGTCGGTCGCAGCCGGCAGCCGTTCGGGCCGGTGATGCGCTCGCGCGCGGCATGGTTCGAGCGGCAGGGACTCATCGGCGCGGGCGAGCGCGAAGAGGAGCTGGTGGTGGTGCGTGGTGAGCGGGCGCGCTGAGCGGGAGCCCGAGGCGCCGGGCGGGTGCGGCGGCGGCCGCCGCGTGCGCGTCGTGATGCCTGAGGAGATCGGGCCGATGCTGGTCGAGGGCCCGGTGGAAATCGTGCTCGCTAACGGCAGCGTCCACGTCAGCGAACGGCCGACCGTGGCGCTGTGCACCTGCCGACGCAGCCGCAGCTTCCCGTTCTGCGATACCAGCCACCGCCGCCGCTCGCGGCCCGCGGCCTCCAGCAAATAGCGCCAGCGACCAGCGCCAGGTCGCGGCCTCCAGCGGCCATAGTCAGGTCGCCTCAGCCGGACGGAGCATCCGCGAGCGGGACGAGCAGTGAGCTGCGGCGCTTCTGCCAGCTCGCGACTGCGTGCTCACCCAGGCGCTGGTCGGCCAGACCGCTTGCGGCGAGCCCGAAGGCGACGTCCTGTTCGAGCTCTGGCTCGTCGTCGAGCAGCGCGCCGATGACCTCGCGGCGCATGAGCTGTTCGTGTACTGCGTCGGCCTCGATGTGCTCCCGATAGAAGCGCGTGCCCGCCTCGCCGGCTCCGAGCCGTTCGAGCGCCTCCGTCAGGCGTCGTGCGCCCGGTGACGAGGTGATCTCGACTCCGGCGAACTGGCCGACCAACGCGCCGCGGTGCTCGCGGTGCAGGCCGAACAACGACATCAGATTGACTACCGCCAGAGCCTGCGCGGGTGAGGCCGCCACGTACGCGCCGTACGACGTATCAAGGTCCAGATCCCGCATCATCTCGGCGAACAGCCGGGAGTGCACGCGCTGCGGATGTCCGCCGCCGTACTCGTCGTACTCGATCGCCACCAGTGCCGCTTGGGAACGGCCGTGTAGTCGCGGGATGACCCAGGCCTGCGGGTCGGCTTCCTTCAAGTGGTAGAGCGAACGCAGCGCCAGATACTCGCGCGCCTGCCATCGTTCGCCTTGCTCCAGCAGGAAATACGACGGGCCCGTGCCGGTCGGAGGTTCGATCAGCAGCTCTTCCAGCTGGTCGTTCAGGGCGGGCACCGGGCCTAGTTCAGCCCGCATCGCCTCGAGGAAGCGCTCCTCGAGGCGTCCGCGCAGGGCGAGTAGCGACGGCTCCCACTCCCATTCGGCCGCCACGCCGGTGAATCCGCGGTAGTGCAGCTCGTAGCAGAGGTAGAGCGCGAGTTGGAGGTCCTCGGCCAGCGGATCGCCGGTTTCGGCAGCGTGTGTATACAGGCCCCGGCCGTCCGGGGGCGCGGCGAGACGCTCGGTGAGCAGCTCGCTGACCGGGCCGCGCGGCGGGGCCAGCGGCGGCAGGTGCTTGCCGGCGATGCCCATCAGGCGAAGCTCCTCACCAGGGGCCTTTCGACGACGCGGTCCGCGCGGACCGCGCGGACTGGCGCGCCGGCCATCCGGGACCGCAGTTCCAGCACGCAGCATTTGGGTCCGCCGCCTGCCTTGAGCAGTTCGCCGAGCTCCACCGCCACCGGCTGGTATCCGCGTTCCGCGATCCGCCGGGCCAGGCCGGTCGCCGCGGCGGGGAGCACGACGTGGCGCCCGTCGCTGATGGCGTTGAGCCCGAACACCGCCGCGTCGGCCTCGTCGGCTTCGATGGCGTCGGGGAACAGCGAGCGCAGCCGCTGCAGGCTCTCGGGGTTGAAGGCCCCGGGGTAGTACATGATCTCGCGTTCGCCGAGCACCGCGAGCGCGGTGTCCAGGTGATAGAAGCGCGGGTCGACCAGGGTCAGACCGACCACGGGCCGGCCGAAGTAGGTGCTGGTCTCGTCGTGCGAGGCGGGATCGGTGCGCAGTCCGTGGCCGGCCAGGATGACGCCGGCGACTGGCAGGTGGTCGCCCTCGCCCTCGTTGGCGCCGCGGGCCCGACGTACCCAACCGTATCCGCGTTCGCGGAACCACTGTTCGAACAGCGCCGACTCGGCGGCGCGTTCCGGGTGGCGGAACGAGGCCACCAGCACGCGGCCGTCGATCACGGTGGCGGCGTTCGCGGTGAAGACCATGTCCGGCAGATCGGGCTGGGCGGTTGCCTGCTCCACGGCGTGTCCGAGGCCCGCGAGCACGCGGCGTAGCCGGTGCCACTGGACCCGGGCGCGAAAGACGTCGACCGGACGGGCCGGGTCCATCCAGGGGTTGATCGCATACCTGACCGAGAAGTAATCCGGGGGACACATCAAGTACGAACGGGGAACACCGACACGCTGCGCGCCACCGCGGGACATATATCCTCCTTCCGCCGGACCTGCGGGTGGACGTGCCCGGACCGGCGCGTGGGGGGGCTTATCAAGCGGTTACAAGTACCCGATCGCCGGGCGATCACACGGCCGCGACGCGATAGCGCTCGGCGTCCTTCTCGCGCAGGGTCAGGCCGTTGCCCGGGGCGTCCGTGGGCTCGATGGTGCCGCCATGCGGGTCAAGCGTGCCGTCGAACAGCAGCGATTCGATCCGCACATGGTCGTGGAACCACTCGAGGTGCCGGAAGTTGGGAATCGCCGCGGCGATGTGGGCGTGCAGGTGGGGCGCGCAGTGGCCGGAGATCTCCAGTCCGTGGGAGGCCGCGACGGCGGCTACACGCTGGAACTCGGTGATGCCGCCGCAGCGCGACGCGTCGGCCTGCAGGCAGTCGACGGCGCCGGCCGCGCACATGCGGGCGAAGTAGGTCAGGTCGTAGCCGTACTCCCCCGCGGCCACGTCGGCGGTGACGGCGTCGCGCACCTCGCGCAGTCCGTGCAGATCATCGGAGGATACGGGTTCTTCGAACCAGGTCACGTCCGCGTCCTCGGCCGCACGCAGCACCCTGATCGCCTGTTTGCGCGTGTAACCGCCGTTCGCTTCCACGTAGAGCTCCATGCCGTTGCCGATCCGCGCGCGGGCCTGCCGGATGCGGTCGAGGTCGCGGTCGACCCGGGTTCCCCAGGACTCGCCGATCTTGATCTTGACGCGCGGGATCTCCTGCTCGGCGACCCAGCTGTCGAGCTGTCGGTCGAGTCGCGCCGCGTCGTACGTGGTGAACCCGCCGCTGCCGTAGACGGGCACTGCGGACCGGGCCGCGCCGAGCAGGCGGTGCAAGGGCAGATCGAGCATGCGGGCCTTGAGATCCCACAGCGCCGTATCGACGGCTGAGACGGCGTAGCCGGCCACGCCCGGGCGGCCGATGTTGCGGATCTCCTTGACCATCGCATCGAAGGCGCCCACCACGTCGAAGGCGCTGCGGCCGTGGACGACGTCGGCCAGCGTGTCCTGCACGATCGCTGCGCAGGCGGGCGCGCCGTAGGTCCAGCCGGTTCCCACGGTCCCGTCCGCCGCCGTCACCCGGACGACGACCATGCTCGTCGAGAGCCAGGCGAATGTCCCGTCGGCCTCGGGCTGCTCGGTGGGCACGGTGTAGGCCGCGACCTCGACCGAAGTCACCTGATCAACGGATCGGGATGCGTTCATTCGTCTC
This genomic window from Actinospica robiniae DSM 44927 contains:
- a CDS encoding CDGSH iron-sulfur domain-containing protein produces the protein MSGRAEREPEAPGGCGGGRRVRVVMPEEIGPMLVEGPVEIVLANGSVHVSERPTVALCTCRRSRSFPFCDTSHRRRSRPAASSK
- a CDS encoding HemK2/MTQ2 family protein methyltransferase; its protein translation is MHMVRAPGVYAAQGDTLLLLSALRQEGVGPGTRVLDIGTGSGALAVTAARLGASVTAVDVSRRALGTAWVNAALRGRFIDLRRGSLLDPVRGRRFDLVVSNPPYVPCPAERLPEHGAARAWDAGPQGRVLLDQLCQDVPGVLNPGGVVLLVQSALSGVAATCAALERGGLQASVVGRSRQPFGPVMRSRAAWFERQGLIGAGEREEELVVVRGERAR
- the ddaH gene encoding dimethylargininase, translating into MSRGGAQRVGVPRSYLMCPPDYFSVRYAINPWMDPARPVDVFRARVQWHRLRRVLAGLGHAVEQATAQPDLPDMVFTANAATVIDGRVLVASFRHPERAAESALFEQWFRERGYGWVRRARGANEGEGDHLPVAGVILAGHGLRTDPASHDETSTYFGRPVVGLTLVDPRFYHLDTALAVLGEREIMYYPGAFNPESLQRLRSLFPDAIEADEADAAVFGLNAISDGRHVVLPAAATGLARRIAERGYQPVAVELGELLKAGGGPKCCVLELRSRMAGAPVRAVRADRVVERPLVRSFA
- a CDS encoding MarR family winged helix-turn-helix transcriptional regulator; its protein translation is MSEQEPGDAVDEILAQWRRERPDLDLSALGVFGRIAQLSSVLGSVMDRVYARHGLRGGEFDVLTALRRALPPHALTPSELAEALMMSRAGMTKRLDRLEAAGLVERTLDPADRRSFRITLTRSGLELIDAALTEHAANLAQLETALEPGERSALEHSLRTLLRTVSEQPPAP
- a CDS encoding cupin domain-containing protein → MTVFPNERAWSGNALLTRADEAEQLGAGANTVRLLADGSTTDGAISANRTRLAAGVEGPPPHFHNGSAEIFFVIEGVAQALAGDRVLTLEKGDFLVVPKSMPHAFATPAGSAADLLIVFAPGMQDRSAYFRLIDRVTRGRASPNAAQRSGIMLVTCVFVR
- a CDS encoding DUF4232 domain-containing protein — encoded protein: MSNNQIIGRCAVGVAALGAAAALGGCTSADTVSAGSAPQSTAAVVTATTAPAAATSAAADPAVSGATATGSSAGSGSSGSSNGCAGTQLTVAETNPDASLGHRAYVLVFTNKSSKACTVSGYPGAAVADTSGKVVLNAQRTLVGYESSGTKVTTVTLAPGASASSVLEWDVAGPLGSSCPGAAGGHLLITPPNTTTTTSFELPNDLCGDFQTHPVIAGKAGRVNG
- a CDS encoding IS4 family transposase, translated to MSHSAVEGLSGRLTDHVSVGLLAAAVPRVVIDDAVAEFGRGAKRADAKLPAHVMVYFAMAMALFADEDYQEVLTRLTEVLKDWGRWDAGWECPGSGGITQARKRLGSDVVREVFEQVAQPVAGMLTRGAWLAGRRMVSIDGFEWDVPDSAANAGYFGYAGSGGNRSAFPKMRVVTLVECGSRAPIGADAGPCGGKGSGEQSAARRLYRFLDQDMLLLADRNFYSFADWCQASQTGAELLWRLGDTIALPLVAKLGDGSYTSVVFASRTSAKVREQVLAAARAGADLEEFEDRARLVRVVEYEVADRGTAGERELFCLLTTLLDARSAPAALLAAGYHERWEHEQANAQAKTVLRGPGKVMRSQSPDMVIQELYGYLLTHYAINSLICRAATEADIDPDRVKFTNAVRIIRRRIDDPAAFSP
- a CDS encoding enolase C-terminal domain-like protein, with amino-acid sequence MNASRSVDQVTSVEVAAYTVPTEQPEADGTFAWLSTSMVVVRVTAADGTVGTGWTYGAPACAAIVQDTLADVVHGRSAFDVVGAFDAMVKEIRNIGRPGVAGYAVSAVDTALWDLKARMLDLPLHRLLGAARSAVPVYGSGGFTTYDAARLDRQLDSWVAEQEIPRVKIKIGESWGTRVDRDLDRIRQARARIGNGMELYVEANGGYTRKQAIRVLRAAEDADVTWFEEPVSSDDLHGLREVRDAVTADVAAGEYGYDLTYFARMCAAGAVDCLQADASRCGGITEFQRVAAVAASHGLEISGHCAPHLHAHIAAAIPNFRHLEWFHDHVRIESLLFDGTLDPHGGTIEPTDAPGNGLTLREKDAERYRVAAV
- a CDS encoding iron-containing redox enzyme family protein; translation: MGIAGKHLPPLAPPRGPVSELLTERLAAPPDGRGLYTHAAETGDPLAEDLQLALYLCYELHYRGFTGVAAEWEWEPSLLALRGRLEERFLEAMRAELGPVPALNDQLEELLIEPPTGTGPSYFLLEQGERWQAREYLALRSLYHLKEADPQAWVIPRLHGRSQAALVAIEYDEYGGGHPQRVHSRLFAEMMRDLDLDTSYGAYVAASPAQALAVVNLMSLFGLHREHRGALVGQFAGVEITSSPGARRLTEALERLGAGEAGTRFYREHIEADAVHEQLMRREVIGALLDDEPELEQDVAFGLAASGLADQRLGEHAVASWQKRRSSLLVPLADAPSG
- a CDS encoding lanthionine synthetase LanC family protein, which codes for MAEVDFEGRVRHLLQQCPGSPHNLRGNETWLYLHHPDLGLPPHGWKLHVSTRAATFADLVDRLIPVLLEERCSFKLARSAEVLTRLNNGHSSPATVGKAVTVYPPQDRVRELGLRLADLLGGWAGPRVLSDRAVAADAPVYYRYGPFTRQWGADERARLVTVIHGPDARDEEFGGLATMRYRQPSWTVDPFRQGPDPVAATPGFAAFAVESDGMAPESEAEVLGGRFRLIEGVLESGRGNIYRAVDERDGASVIVKQARALVDETEAAGDVRLRVRNERRVLQVLAGLDGVAGFVDHFRHGPDEFLVTVDAGRYNLAQDVTLNGRYAPVRSAAAARGARPLELLAQRLARILLAVHERGVIMRDLTPRNIVVAGESITLIDFGLASYQDLHLPGGTPGYAPARQRRGEEPSESDDFFGLGMTLLYAESSLSPSTLGEDLELPAHRALQYLRRRYGEAPAGVMGAIEDLLSLDERAHAAARRLAAGVVGDQTAPQTTTGAALDPLLPAHIRESLLTDLLEQSHRSITGPSSRSITHDASIYSGAAGAGLELLHHLDRPGVREHVGELARFAVRVADEMRLPHGYLSGRTGVDVFLAHAAAAGIDVGDAYAGPVLPGEEWKPVGADLMIGAAGVGIGHLVLSDLGSGGADHLEVARWCAQAICDGSAAGRNEHDDLLPAQAAVETSTGRAHGLAGTVEFLLYYAERTHDDEILGQSREWANLLRARAESLLDRLPTPYAAPIAVSWCQGMAGINQTLLHAADVFDDPEFGLLAGRIADACVAFLPHVSVIAQCCGLAGVGNTLIDVALAEQGVQGGEGGRAGRYWDGADEAAAFLLLRGAGTPTHPVLMVDRPEDGCASWAFGNAGVLAFFRRLAERGGPWSLPMPMPIPVRANGDGGRG